In Feifania hominis, the following are encoded in one genomic region:
- a CDS encoding serine dehydratase subunit alpha family protein, with product MLTPEIQNAYIDILRRELVPATGCTEPIAVAYAAAKLREVLGAVPERILAQVSGNILKNVKSVVVPNTGGGKGVETAIAAGIVAGRADRELEVISDVPESLQADIARYREQTPIEVTCPEGAHLLDIRLTGWSGGHEAVVRIADTHTNIIYLEKDGEVLLERSASGGHEDEQGSDTLNLRNILAFANEVDLTLVSDLLERQIECNSAVAEEGLKNDWGAKIGSTLLEEYGNDIKIEARAWAAAGSDARMSGCEMPVVIVSGSGNQGMTASLPVIRYAKHLNATKEQMYRALLVSDLVTIYQKAGIGRLSAYCGAVSAGVGAGAGIAYLHGAGYEAIAHTIVNAVAIISGTICDGAKPSCAAKISAGVDAGILGYQMYLNGHNFHSGDGIVGEDVDETVANIGVLASQGMQSTDRTILKIMTQ from the coding sequence ATGCTGACACCTGAGATTCAAAACGCGTACATAGACATTCTGCGCCGGGAGCTCGTACCGGCAACCGGCTGCACCGAGCCCATAGCTGTCGCGTATGCAGCGGCAAAGCTGCGGGAGGTGCTGGGTGCCGTACCGGAGAGAATACTGGCGCAGGTGTCCGGCAACATTTTGAAAAATGTCAAGAGTGTGGTCGTCCCCAACACCGGCGGCGGGAAAGGCGTCGAAACTGCCATTGCGGCGGGCATCGTTGCGGGACGGGCGGACAGGGAGCTGGAGGTCATCTCCGATGTGCCTGAGAGTCTCCAGGCGGATATTGCGCGTTACCGGGAGCAAACCCCCATTGAGGTGACCTGCCCGGAGGGAGCGCACCTGCTTGATATCCGTCTGACCGGTTGGTCCGGCGGACATGAGGCTGTCGTACGCATTGCTGACACCCACACAAACATCATCTATCTGGAAAAGGATGGTGAGGTGCTTCTGGAGCGGTCTGCATCGGGCGGCCACGAGGATGAGCAGGGCAGTGACACTCTGAATCTGCGCAACATTCTCGCTTTTGCGAATGAGGTTGATCTCACCCTGGTCTCAGATTTGCTGGAGCGGCAGATCGAGTGCAACAGCGCCGTGGCGGAAGAGGGCCTGAAAAACGACTGGGGCGCCAAAATTGGCTCGACTCTGCTCGAAGAGTACGGCAACGACATCAAAATTGAGGCAAGAGCCTGGGCCGCCGCGGGCAGCGATGCACGTATGAGCGGCTGTGAGATGCCGGTTGTCATAGTCTCGGGCTCGGGAAATCAGGGGATGACCGCCTCGCTGCCGGTTATCCGCTATGCCAAACACTTAAACGCCACAAAGGAGCAGATGTACCGCGCACTGCTGGTCAGTGATCTGGTGACCATCTACCAGAAAGCGGGTATCGGCCGTCTGTCCGCCTACTGCGGTGCTGTCAGCGCCGGAGTGGGGGCCGGCGCCGGCATCGCCTATCTTCACGGCGCCGGTTACGAGGCCATTGCCCACACCATTGTCAATGCCGTCGCCATCATCTCCGGAACCATCTGTGACGGGGCAAAGCCCTCCTGTGCGGCGAAGATCTCCGCCGGCGTGGACGCCGGCATCCTCGGCTATCAAATGTACCTGAACGGCCACAATTTCCACAGCGGCGACGGAATCGTCGGTGAGGACGTCGATGAGACTGTCGCAAACATCGGCGTGCTGGCCAGTCAGGGAATGCAAAGCACGGATCGCACCATTCTCAAAATCATGACGCAATGA
- a CDS encoding S-layer homology domain-containing protein has protein sequence MKHRLKKAAAIFLALVLALGLCPMHVSAQGCGVTLDGTPYDSLAQALAAVEDGAEATISLSEGEHSFDGYEIADGKKITIVGAGEASTTITTSNVCAFHLAGDGASLTLRDLTVSSTATSARVIRLVDGNNMSFAASRVTLATPAGSSGNVGIYTNGSWKNTAQPTREGLVITLDDVTYRADNALTGLYFQNSTGIDLQMDNCDFLANMYAVYLQQDTVATVQITSSLLEGWAAFYTFSLNSTININNSTLIGVNRQPYVENQKNDFSTIAVDGGGLNGLEAGRAGCGNTLTISDSTIKASTTGGRYQNILGSSYLATKNLVNFNNCQFEVSGVLHADLGGGALPPVYSMDDIENQITVNGLTLDVSSSGNPNLIPVAKVRSTGYSTLSAAFATAQDKDTVTLLENVSTASVSVVGKELLLDLNGHTITGSENSLFRIGNGTAGSGKLTVTNSTTLPGGVTTSHNRIFQLYGGELVLQKGTFTQRGHDTTIIDLFGDSDTNAQRFSVLTIDKGVVVQAADGATGVYAVNIFNESGGNSVQPASGVVIDIAGEITDVALAMYLHGNITSVTGYVPQITVRDTARLEADFGIYAAGYGEWSLTGGSVSGSTGVEIRGGKLSVSGSAVITGTAVPTSVLPNGSGTTTDGAGIGIAQHTTKLPLEVDISGGTISGYTALYQSNPQANDDESVNKVKISVTDGRFSCVNGGSNVVYSENKTGFLKGGHFTSDPTAYVAPGYVVIAGSETGYAYTVQEKADDEVIVKPAAKDPVVESTIEDPDEKAVAEAVASTVDAPSIVDAAGKTNITDADKDAAVSKAQQELGTSEDMIIYTQAYLEIRPSAYSETKKKLVMDISPKMQLVVSTAATAGEITDSNAVSYGKPRDLTITSPTVITLQLPAGFASEGETVYIQHEASDGNIYFYTAVMESDNIISFTSFHGFSPFAFSLVNEAVAEIGSIGYPTLQAAVDAVRDGETIKLLADNSESATVSRTVSFTLNSAGFSFSGEIVSGSLTTASSTNGDGGKYSFTRRESSGGTIVTPFPFSDVPTDSWYYGAIKYVYERGMMNGTDNTLFSPESPTTRGMIVTILHRLENSPTSLKSSFADVADSQYCYSAVAWACENGIVNGYGDGRFGPDDNITREQLATVLYRYACWKGLDVSADEAGDILSYQDADNISDYALEAVQWAYDTGLLQGRSQNELQPAASATRGEIAVILQRFATLGQ, from the coding sequence ATGAAGCACCGACTGAAAAAAGCAGCAGCCATATTTTTGGCCCTTGTTCTTGCACTCGGGCTCTGTCCCATGCACGTGTCGGCACAAGGCTGCGGCGTCACTCTAGATGGAACGCCCTACGACAGTCTCGCTCAGGCTTTGGCGGCAGTGGAAGATGGCGCAGAGGCCACCATCTCACTCTCAGAAGGCGAGCACTCATTTGACGGCTATGAAATTGCCGACGGCAAAAAAATAACCATCGTCGGCGCCGGTGAAGCGTCTACCACCATCACCACCTCCAACGTCTGTGCCTTTCACCTGGCAGGAGACGGTGCTTCGCTCACGCTCAGAGATCTCACTGTCAGCTCCACCGCCACCTCGGCGCGTGTCATTCGTCTGGTGGATGGAAATAACATGTCCTTTGCTGCCTCGCGTGTTACTCTGGCGACACCGGCAGGAAGCAGTGGAAATGTCGGCATTTACACCAATGGTTCCTGGAAAAATACAGCGCAACCGACCCGAGAGGGCCTTGTCATAACGCTCGACGACGTCACCTACCGTGCGGATAATGCTCTGACAGGACTCTATTTCCAGAATTCGACCGGCATTGATCTGCAGATGGATAACTGTGATTTCCTCGCAAATATGTATGCTGTCTATCTCCAGCAGGATACCGTTGCAACTGTTCAGATCACATCCTCTCTTCTTGAGGGTTGGGCGGCTTTCTATACGTTCTCTCTCAACTCCACAATCAACATCAACAATAGTACCCTCATTGGCGTCAACCGCCAGCCCTATGTTGAAAATCAGAAAAATGATTTCTCCACCATTGCGGTGGACGGGGGTGGTTTAAACGGTCTTGAGGCAGGGCGTGCTGGCTGCGGCAATACTCTGACCATATCCGACAGCACGATCAAGGCTTCGACTACTGGCGGACGCTATCAGAACATTCTTGGCAGCTCCTATCTAGCTACCAAAAACCTCGTCAATTTTAATAACTGTCAGTTTGAGGTCTCTGGCGTTCTCCACGCGGATCTCGGCGGCGGTGCACTGCCGCCCGTCTACAGCATGGACGACATCGAAAACCAAATCACCGTGAATGGATTGACCCTTGACGTCTCCTCGTCAGGCAATCCTAACCTCATTCCTGTAGCAAAGGTACGTTCCACCGGCTACTCCACTTTGTCGGCTGCTTTCGCCACCGCACAGGATAAGGATACCGTGACCCTTTTGGAAAACGTGTCCACCGCTAGCGTCTCCGTCGTTGGGAAAGAGCTTCTGCTCGATCTGAACGGACACACTATAACAGGCAGTGAAAACAGTCTCTTTCGCATTGGCAACGGTACAGCCGGCAGCGGGAAGCTGACTGTCACTAACAGTACCACGCTTCCCGGAGGCGTAACCACTTCCCACAATCGAATCTTTCAGCTCTACGGCGGAGAACTCGTCCTTCAGAAAGGTACCTTTACGCAGAGAGGACATGATACCACCATCATCGATCTGTTCGGCGATTCCGATACGAATGCGCAGCGTTTCAGTGTGTTGACGATCGACAAGGGTGTCGTCGTACAAGCTGCAGACGGCGCTACCGGCGTCTATGCTGTCAACATCTTCAATGAATCAGGTGGAAACAGTGTTCAGCCTGCCTCCGGTGTCGTCATAGACATCGCTGGGGAAATTACCGATGTGGCTCTGGCCATGTATCTCCACGGCAACATTACGTCAGTAACCGGCTATGTACCTCAAATCACCGTTCGCGATACAGCGCGCCTCGAAGCGGATTTTGGTATCTATGCCGCCGGTTATGGTGAGTGGTCTCTGACTGGCGGCAGCGTCAGCGGCAGCACTGGTGTGGAAATCCGCGGAGGAAAACTTAGTGTTTCGGGCAGTGCCGTCATTACGGGTACTGCTGTTCCAACCTCTGTTCTCCCCAATGGCAGCGGTACCACAACCGACGGCGCCGGTATTGGCATTGCCCAGCATACCACAAAACTCCCGCTTGAAGTCGACATCAGCGGCGGCACCATCAGCGGTTATACCGCGCTCTATCAGAGCAATCCCCAGGCCAATGACGATGAGAGCGTCAATAAAGTGAAAATCTCCGTTACAGACGGACGATTCAGCTGTGTCAACGGCGGAAGCAATGTCGTATACAGCGAAAACAAGACCGGTTTTCTCAAGGGCGGTCACTTTACCTCGGATCCCACTGCATATGTGGCGCCCGGCTACGTCGTCATCGCTGGCAGCGAAACGGGCTACGCCTACACTGTGCAGGAAAAGGCCGACGATGAAGTTATTGTAAAGCCTGCCGCCAAAGATCCCGTTGTGGAATCAACGATAGAAGATCCCGACGAAAAAGCGGTTGCCGAAGCAGTGGCCAGTACCGTAGACGCCCCCTCCATTGTGGACGCGGCTGGAAAAACCAACATCACCGATGCCGATAAGGATGCGGCTGTTTCCAAGGCACAGCAGGAACTTGGCACCAGCGAAGATATGATTATCTATACCCAGGCCTATCTGGAAATCAGACCGAGTGCCTACAGTGAGACCAAGAAAAAACTTGTCATGGATATTTCGCCAAAAATGCAGCTTGTGGTCTCCACTGCAGCGACAGCGGGCGAAATAACCGACTCAAATGCAGTATCTTACGGCAAGCCGAGAGATCTAACCATCACCTCCCCTACCGTCATTACGCTGCAGTTGCCAGCTGGTTTTGCCAGTGAGGGAGAAACCGTCTACATCCAGCACGAGGCTTCCGATGGCAATATCTATTTTTACACGGCTGTCATGGAGAGTGACAACATCATTTCGTTCACATCGTTCCATGGGTTTAGTCCCTTTGCTTTTTCCCTGGTAAACGAGGCCGTGGCAGAGATTGGCTCAATTGGATATCCCACGCTTCAGGCTGCGGTGGACGCTGTCAGAGATGGAGAAACCATCAAACTTCTCGCCGACAACAGCGAGTCAGCTACTGTCTCTCGTACGGTGAGCTTTACGCTGAACAGCGCAGGGTTCTCATTCAGCGGTGAGATTGTATCCGGTTCTCTCACCACCGCGTCAAGTACAAACGGAGACGGCGGAAAATACTCCTTTACCCGCCGCGAATCCTCGGGTGGAACCATTGTCACCCCCTTTCCTTTCAGCGATGTTCCCACTGACAGTTGGTATTACGGCGCCATCAAATACGTTTATGAGCGTGGCATGATGAATGGGACGGATAACACACTGTTCAGCCCCGAGTCCCCCACAACCCGCGGCATGATTGTAACCATACTCCACCGGCTCGAGAACAGTCCCACATCTCTTAAAAGCTCGTTTGCCGATGTGGCAGATAGTCAGTATTGCTACAGTGCTGTAGCCTGGGCTTGTGAAAACGGTATCGTCAACGGCTATGGAGATGGCCGTTTTGGGCCGGATGACAACATTACCCGCGAACAGCTTGCTACTGTCCTCTACCGCTACGCATGCTGGAAAGGCCTAGATGTCTCTGCAGATGAAGCCGGCGATATTCTCTCGTATCAAGACGCCGATAACATCAGCGACTATGCTCTCGAGGCAGTACAATGGGCCTACGACACGGGACTGCTGCAAGGGCGCTCTCAAAATGAGCTTCAGCCTGCAGCAAGTGCCACCCGCGGCGAGATTGCAGTTATCCTCCAGCGCTTTGCGACACTGGGGCAATAG
- a CDS encoding MalY/PatB family protein — MRTYDFDQVVDRIGTNSVKWEFFRKNFPDAPEDTVALWVADMDFPCAQEIVEAIHKRADRLIFGYSDQGTDEFYDDVTAWYRRRFGWQIDRESIFFSPGVVPAIAVLIRALTEPGDGILIQRPVYYPFTQKIEANGRRVVNSPLIYRNGTYQMDFDDLERKLADPGTKGMVLCSPHNPVGRVWSTGELKQLVGICERHHKWIISDEIHGDLVRDGVNHHPLEMVCPGYRNEIITCTAPSKTFNIAGLHFSNIIINNPVYREAWNLEANSKISLGRPNPLSIAAVSAAYRHGESWLEQVNAYISANIEYVSDYVRENLPLATVVPTEGTYLMWIDFRAYCADAKLLEERMLKVGHVALDEGYIFGEEGAGFERINVACPRSILEKCMEGINRAIRSL; from the coding sequence ATGAGAACATACGATTTTGACCAGGTTGTGGATCGCATCGGCACCAACAGCGTAAAGTGGGAGTTTTTCCGCAAGAATTTTCCCGACGCGCCGGAGGACACCGTCGCGCTCTGGGTAGCGGATATGGATTTTCCCTGCGCGCAGGAAATTGTCGAGGCCATTCACAAGCGGGCCGACCGGCTGATTTTCGGTTACAGCGATCAGGGAACGGACGAGTTTTACGACGATGTGACCGCCTGGTACCGCCGCCGCTTCGGCTGGCAGATCGACAGGGAGTCCATCTTTTTCAGCCCGGGGGTCGTTCCGGCAATCGCCGTTCTCATCCGGGCGCTGACTGAGCCGGGAGACGGCATTCTCATTCAAAGGCCGGTCTACTACCCCTTTACACAGAAAATCGAAGCAAACGGCCGCCGGGTGGTCAACAGTCCTCTGATCTATCGAAACGGGACCTATCAGATGGATTTTGACGACCTTGAGCGCAAGCTCGCCGACCCGGGTACGAAGGGCATGGTGCTCTGCAGCCCTCACAACCCGGTGGGCAGGGTGTGGAGCACGGGCGAGCTCAAGCAGCTCGTCGGCATCTGCGAGCGCCACCACAAGTGGATCATCTCGGATGAAATCCACGGCGATCTTGTGCGGGACGGTGTGAACCACCACCCGCTTGAGATGGTCTGCCCGGGTTACCGCAACGAGATCATCACCTGTACCGCCCCGAGCAAAACATTCAATATTGCGGGGCTTCACTTCTCAAACATCATCATCAACAATCCGGTCTATCGCGAGGCGTGGAATCTCGAGGCCAACAGCAAAATCTCCCTCGGCCGGCCCAACCCGCTGTCCATCGCGGCGGTGAGCGCTGCCTATCGCCACGGCGAGTCGTGGCTTGAGCAGGTGAACGCTTACATCTCGGCGAACATTGAGTATGTCAGCGACTATGTCCGGGAAAATCTGCCGCTGGCGACTGTGGTACCCACAGAGGGAACCTACCTGATGTGGATTGATTTTCGCGCCTACTGCGCTGATGCGAAGCTCCTCGAGGAGCGCATGCTCAAGGTGGGGCATGTCGCGCTCGACGAGGGCTACATCTTCGGTGAGGAGGGCGCGGGCTTTGAGCGCATCAATGTCGCCTGCCCGCGCAGTATCCTTGAAAAGTGCATGGAGGGCATCAACCGGGCGATTCGCTCTCTGTAG
- a CDS encoding iron-containing alcohol dehydrogenase — MNNFTYSIPTKIYFGKGQISHLTELASYGSKVLLVYGGGSIKKQGIYDETLKLLSGSGMTVFECSGVEPNPKIETVRRGAEICKSEQVEMVLAVGGGSVIDCAKVIAAAARYDGDAWDLVIHPERIQAALPIFSVLTLSATGSEMDKFAVISDMSRHEKWGTASEHMKPTMSVLDPTYTFSVSRRQTAAGTADIMSHIFETYFTNVENADVQARFCEGLLKTCIKYAPVALEQPDNYDARANLMWASSMAINGLLSGGAEVAWCVHPMEHELSAFYDITHGDGLAILTPHWMDFVLSEKTAGKFAEYGVNVWGLDADADAMDIAKQAIALTRDFFGRMGLPATLRDVGIDETHFDIMAQKASAACANTYVPLSKQDVLAIFKAAL, encoded by the coding sequence ATGAACAACTTCACCTACTCCATCCCCACTAAGATCTACTTTGGCAAGGGGCAGATTTCCCATCTCACGGAGCTTGCGTCCTACGGCTCAAAAGTACTTCTTGTCTACGGCGGCGGCAGCATCAAAAAGCAGGGCATCTACGACGAGACCCTCAAGCTGCTTTCCGGCTCCGGCATGACCGTTTTTGAGTGCAGCGGAGTGGAGCCCAACCCGAAGATCGAGACGGTGCGCCGCGGCGCAGAGATCTGCAAGAGCGAGCAGGTCGAAATGGTTCTGGCAGTCGGCGGCGGCAGCGTCATCGACTGCGCCAAGGTCATCGCGGCGGCCGCCCGCTACGACGGCGACGCCTGGGATCTCGTCATTCACCCGGAGCGGATTCAGGCAGCTCTGCCCATCTTTTCGGTGCTGACTCTGTCGGCCACCGGCTCTGAGATGGACAAATTTGCTGTCATCTCCGATATGAGCCGGCACGAGAAGTGGGGCACTGCCTCCGAGCACATGAAGCCCACCATGTCTGTGCTGGACCCCACCTATACGTTCTCTGTGTCGCGCAGACAGACCGCTGCGGGTACCGCCGACATCATGAGCCACATCTTTGAGACCTATTTCACCAACGTCGAGAATGCGGATGTTCAGGCCCGCTTCTGCGAGGGACTTTTGAAAACCTGTATCAAATATGCGCCCGTCGCGCTCGAGCAGCCCGACAACTACGATGCCCGGGCAAATCTCATGTGGGCTTCCAGCATGGCCATCAACGGTCTGCTCTCGGGCGGCGCTGAAGTTGCGTGGTGCGTCCACCCGATGGAGCATGAGCTCAGCGCATTCTATGACATCACCCACGGCGATGGACTGGCAATTTTGACGCCCCACTGGATGGACTTTGTACTCAGTGAGAAAACCGCCGGTAAATTTGCTGAGTACGGCGTCAATGTCTGGGGACTGGACGCCGACGCGGACGCCATGGACATTGCGAAACAGGCCATCGCTCTCACCAGGGACTTCTTCGGCCGCATGGGACTGCCGGCTACTCTGCGTGATGTCGGCATCGACGAGACGCACTTTGACATCATGGCACAGAAAGCTTCCGCCGCCTGCGCGAACACCTATGTTCCCCTCTCCAAGCAGGATGTGCTCGCCATTTTCAAAGCCGCTCTCTAA
- a CDS encoding uroporphyrinogen decarboxylase family protein gives MNFLANKPVDRVPVAFFHHFCSENEWFKGLENEAIFEKNIEGHRKAREIFDPDVIKIMNDSLMIMPLDTSFVKTPADLRKIQPPAMDSAFVKKTRELTLRAMEFYAGSDAPVYVTGFSPIMVLRASMGGIAPVEGEKPRLVSFLEEDPDSVVAALDILAESIMAIDEMLIKECKAEGLYFSVNNQSHIIPDELYSKYVTPSDMKVMDHANTLSDINLLHICGYHGRANNLELFKNYKAAAYNWAVHAEGVTLSEGKKLFGGKPVFGGFEQATVIYTGTREEVEAATYAILDEAGQIGVMLGADCTVPTDIDDNRLEWVRQAAIKYAAK, from the coding sequence ATGAACTTTTTGGCAAACAAACCGGTTGACCGTGTTCCTGTCGCATTTTTCCACCATTTCTGCAGTGAAAACGAATGGTTCAAGGGTCTGGAAAACGAGGCGATCTTTGAGAAGAACATCGAGGGCCATCGCAAAGCCAGAGAGATTTTCGATCCCGATGTCATCAAAATTATGAATGACTCTCTGATGATTATGCCCCTTGATACGTCCTTTGTGAAGACGCCGGCGGATCTGCGCAAAATTCAGCCGCCTGCTATGGATTCTGCCTTTGTGAAAAAGACCAGAGAGCTCACGCTCAGAGCAATGGAGTTCTATGCTGGCTCCGACGCACCGGTCTACGTCACTGGCTTTTCTCCCATCATGGTTCTACGTGCCAGCATGGGCGGCATCGCTCCTGTCGAGGGCGAGAAGCCGAGGCTGGTTTCATTCCTGGAGGAAGATCCGGATTCCGTTGTCGCCGCGCTTGATATTCTCGCCGAGTCCATTATGGCAATCGATGAAATGCTCATCAAGGAGTGTAAGGCAGAGGGGCTCTATTTCAGCGTGAACAACCAGTCGCACATTATCCCGGACGAACTCTACAGCAAATATGTGACTCCGTCGGATATGAAAGTTATGGATCATGCCAATACGCTCAGCGACATCAACCTGCTCCATATCTGCGGCTATCATGGCAGAGCGAACAATCTGGAACTGTTTAAGAACTACAAGGCCGCCGCGTACAACTGGGCGGTCCACGCGGAGGGCGTCACTCTGTCTGAGGGCAAGAAGCTCTTCGGCGGAAAACCCGTTTTCGGCGGCTTTGAGCAGGCAACCGTAATCTACACGGGCACCCGCGAAGAGGTTGAAGCGGCCACCTATGCGATTCTCGACGAGGCCGGACAAATCGGCGTCATGCTGGGCGCTGACTGCACCGTTCCCACCGATATCGACGACAACCGTCTGGAGTGGGTACGCCAGGCCGCCATCAAATACGCTGCCAAATAA
- a CDS encoding LysR family transcriptional regulator, which produces MKLKALEYFVVLAESQSINEAAQKLYLSQPSLTKSLQLFEKEIGVQLFYRTKSGIVLTDAGKKILPEAKQILEYQNGWKALAKQPSLQQIDIYSHCSFPDFLLPAIILRFKKKYPDLAINYTICLRPSTYISRSASKPVLTLFVCDENKSQVFAQEQGNAPLELLRGEYRCLVSPQSPLAQKPSVSLEDLKNCFLVLPDNELDISGNSFVLSESVQKIFGSTSRQRMISVESVSNVIALVRQDPETYALSYYPALKRYEEVARHELVAVPFGFQATKMSLCLFYSERAFQRHPVIQELVEAIGSAAQQFLSEFGDSE; this is translated from the coding sequence ATGAAGCTGAAAGCTTTGGAGTACTTTGTGGTCCTGGCGGAATCCCAGTCCATCAACGAGGCGGCGCAAAAGTTGTACCTCTCCCAGCCGAGTCTGACAAAGTCTCTGCAGCTGTTTGAAAAAGAGATTGGCGTACAGCTCTTTTACCGCACAAAGTCCGGCATTGTTCTGACGGATGCCGGCAAAAAGATTCTCCCCGAGGCAAAGCAGATTCTGGAGTACCAAAATGGATGGAAAGCTCTGGCGAAGCAGCCCTCTCTACAGCAGATCGACATCTACAGCCACTGTTCCTTTCCCGATTTTCTCCTGCCGGCCATCATCCTGCGCTTCAAGAAGAAATATCCGGACCTTGCCATCAACTACACCATCTGTCTGCGCCCGAGTACATACATCTCCCGCAGTGCCTCAAAGCCCGTTCTCACCCTTTTTGTCTGCGATGAGAACAAATCGCAGGTATTTGCCCAGGAGCAGGGCAACGCCCCCCTGGAACTCTTGAGAGGAGAATATCGCTGCCTGGTGAGTCCTCAGAGCCCACTGGCCCAAAAACCGTCGGTCTCGTTGGAGGATCTGAAAAACTGCTTTCTCGTCTTACCCGACAACGAACTTGACATTTCGGGGAACAGTTTTGTTCTCTCAGAGAGTGTTCAGAAAATTTTCGGTTCCACTTCGCGCCAGCGTATGATCAGCGTGGAATCCGTGTCCAATGTGATTGCTCTGGTCCGACAGGATCCGGAGACCTATGCCCTCTCCTACTATCCCGCACTCAAGCGCTATGAGGAAGTCGCCCGGCATGAACTGGTTGCCGTGCCTTTCGGGTTTCAGGCCACAAAGATGAGTCTCTGCCTCTTTTATTCCGAACGGGCATTTCAAAGGCACCCGGTTATTCAGGAGCTGGTCGAGGCCATCGGCAGCGCCGCGCAGCAGTTTCTCTCTGAATTCGGCGACTCGGAATAA